One genomic window of Halorubrum hochsteinianum includes the following:
- a CDS encoding APC family permease codes for MTDEPSGRNLDGDAPVAEAVVETDEATITEDAELERTIGLTGGLAIGIGTMIGAGIFVFPGLAGGEIGAAASASFAVGGLIALLVALPTSELATAMPRSGGGYYFISRGLGTLAGTVIGLSLWLGLVFATAFYLVGLGYYALDALAQVGVTIGVGTDALVSGIAVVAGVAFTVLNVTGTENAAKLQNAIVALLLSMLVAFLGYGLLEAFGFVAVDTPPGEAVDVWEAVPILSVAALVFTSYLGFAQVATVAGEMKNPGRNLPLAMVGSVLIVTVLYVLTIFIATNVFTRDALLAAGETAMVEVGRALLGPAGALVIIVGGLLATMSSANASILSTSRAIYGVSKDALLPRWASRINLRYGTPHVALGMAGGPVIVLAATGQVQLLAEVASFLHLIMYGLMCVALVAIRRDRPEWYDPDFVVPGGPVVPVLGALASFGLIAFMDRLSIAVGVVVIAVTAGWYFYYARDVSLKGAL; via the coding sequence ATGACCGACGAGCCGAGCGGCCGCAACCTCGACGGCGACGCGCCGGTCGCGGAGGCTGTCGTCGAGACGGACGAGGCGACGATCACCGAGGACGCCGAGCTCGAACGCACCATCGGGCTGACAGGCGGCCTCGCGATCGGGATCGGGACGATGATCGGGGCCGGGATCTTCGTGTTCCCCGGGCTGGCCGGCGGCGAGATCGGCGCGGCGGCGAGCGCCTCGTTCGCGGTCGGCGGGCTGATCGCGCTCCTCGTCGCGCTCCCAACCTCGGAGCTGGCGACCGCGATGCCCCGCAGCGGCGGCGGGTACTACTTCATCTCGCGCGGGCTCGGGACGCTCGCCGGCACGGTGATCGGGCTGTCGCTGTGGCTCGGGCTGGTGTTCGCGACGGCCTTCTACCTCGTCGGCCTCGGCTACTACGCCCTCGACGCGCTCGCGCAGGTCGGGGTCACGATCGGCGTCGGCACCGACGCGCTCGTCTCCGGCATCGCCGTCGTCGCCGGGGTCGCGTTCACGGTCCTCAACGTCACCGGCACCGAGAACGCCGCGAAGCTCCAGAACGCCATCGTCGCGCTGCTGCTCTCGATGCTCGTCGCCTTCCTCGGGTACGGGCTCCTGGAGGCGTTCGGGTTCGTCGCCGTCGACACGCCGCCGGGAGAGGCCGTCGACGTCTGGGAGGCGGTCCCGATCCTCTCGGTCGCCGCGCTCGTGTTCACCTCGTACCTCGGCTTCGCACAGGTCGCCACGGTGGCCGGGGAGATGAAAAACCCCGGGCGGAACCTCCCGCTGGCGATGGTCGGCTCGGTGCTGATCGTGACGGTCCTGTACGTGCTGACCATCTTCATCGCGACGAACGTCTTCACGCGGGACGCGCTGCTTGCCGCCGGCGAGACCGCCATGGTCGAGGTCGGGCGGGCGCTGCTCGGGCCGGCCGGGGCGCTCGTGATCATCGTCGGCGGGCTGCTCGCGACGATGTCGTCGGCGAACGCGTCGATCCTCAGCACCTCGCGGGCGATATACGGCGTCTCGAAGGACGCGCTCCTCCCGCGGTGGGCGAGCCGGATCAACCTGCGGTACGGCACGCCCCACGTCGCCCTCGGGATGGCCGGCGGGCCGGTGATCGTCCTCGCCGCGACCGGACAGGTACAGCTGCTCGCGGAGGTCGCCTCCTTCCTCCACCTGATCATGTACGGGCTGATGTGCGTCGCGCTCGTCGCCATCCGGCGGGACCGGCCGGAGTGGTACGACCCCGACTTCGTCGTGCCCGGCGGTCCGGTCGTCCCCGTCCTCGGCGCGCTCGCCAGCTTCGGGCTGATCGCGTTCATGGACCGCCTCTCGATCGCCGTGGGGGTCGTCGTCATCGCCGTCACCGCCGGATGGTATTTCTACTACGCCCGCGACGTGTCGCTCAAGGGGGCCCTGTGA